Proteins encoded within one genomic window of Kiloniellales bacterium:
- a CDS encoding HNH endonuclease, translating into MVAAAQGYPALVLNADFRPLSYFPLSLWPWQEAVKAAFLGRVNIVSEYDRVVRSPSLEIRLPSVIALKEYVHLDRRPAFTRFNVFLRDSFECQYCLTDFPSEDLTFDHVVPRSRGGRTTWDNVVTACQTCNLLKGNRRLQDCGLRLLRPPAQPTAYQLQENGRSFPPNFLHESWNDFLYWDSELEA; encoded by the coding sequence ATGGTTGCTGCAGCGCAAGGATATCCGGCGCTGGTGCTGAACGCGGACTTCCGGCCGCTCAGCTACTTCCCCCTGTCGCTCTGGCCCTGGCAGGAAGCGGTCAAGGCGGCCTTCCTGGGGCGGGTCAACATCGTCTCCGAATACGACCGCGTGGTGCGCTCGCCCAGCCTCGAGATCCGCCTGCCCAGCGTCATCGCGCTCAAGGAATACGTCCACCTGGACCGGCGGCCGGCCTTCACGCGCTTCAACGTCTTCCTGCGCGACAGCTTCGAGTGCCAGTACTGCCTGACCGACTTCCCCTCGGAGGACCTGACCTTCGACCACGTGGTGCCGCGCTCGCGCGGCGGCAGGACCACCTGGGACAACGTCGTCACGGCCTGCCAGACCTGCAACCTTCTCAAGGGCAACCGGCGGCTGCAGGACTGCGGCCTGCGGCTGCTGCGCCCGCCGGCCCAGCCGACCGCCTACCAGCTGCAGGAGAACGGCCGCTCCTTCCCGCCCAACTTCCTGCACGAAAGCTGGAACGACTTCCTCTACTGGGACAGCGAGCTGGAGGCCTGA
- a CDS encoding HAD-IA family hydrolase, with the protein MQHRSSAPDLVIFDCDGVLIDSEMLVCRVGAEVFTAHGFPITAQEIARRFIGRSAAYMFGEVEKDSGRPLPVALRDEVKTRVTAALADGTEAMPGLVPLLDRLRVPACVASSSDPQRLEAALGAAGLYRRFQPHIYSAVEVPRGKPAPDLFLHAAACLGVAAEACVVVEDSLAGVAAGMAAGMSVIGFTGGSHCGPGHGEALSEVGAGRVVPSMEELQTLLCP; encoded by the coding sequence ATGCAACACCGGTCATCAGCTCCCGACCTCGTCATTTTCGACTGCGACGGCGTGCTGATCGACAGCGAGATGCTGGTCTGCCGGGTCGGCGCCGAGGTCTTCACCGCCCACGGCTTCCCGATCACCGCGCAGGAGATCGCCCGGCGCTTCATCGGTCGCTCGGCCGCTTACATGTTCGGCGAGGTCGAGAAGGACTCCGGCCGCCCGCTGCCCGTCGCCCTGCGTGACGAGGTGAAGACCCGGGTCACCGCGGCCCTGGCCGACGGGACCGAGGCCATGCCGGGGCTGGTGCCTCTGCTGGACCGCTTACGGGTCCCGGCCTGCGTTGCCTCCTCTTCCGATCCCCAGCGCCTCGAAGCCGCTCTGGGCGCGGCAGGTCTCTACCGGCGCTTCCAACCGCACATCTACAGCGCCGTCGAGGTTCCCCGCGGCAAGCCGGCCCCCGACCTCTTCCTTCACGCCGCCGCCTGTCTAGGCGTGGCGGCCGAGGCCTGCGTCGTCGTCGAGGACAGTCTGGCCGGGGTCGCCGCCGGCATGGCCGCGGGCATGTCCGTGATCGGCTTCACCGGCGGCAGCCACTGCGGCCCGGGCCACGGCGAGGCTCTGAGCGAGGTCGGCGCCGGACGCGTCGTGCCGTCGATGGAAGAATTGCAGACGCTGCTTTGCCCGTAA
- a CDS encoding helix-turn-helix domain-containing protein → MESEGQHGSPLWSISMDDIGELQEEATAVGWDILYTQNEAGSLDGTLKELRLPGLMVAHEVYGRDFVFCASLPKDFTPALFPLRPRDGVRLNGLPYAAGDIFMPGEVSEIACGGPQGVDLITLHLEPESMSDLSAMLGEDMFDDLLRWAMLRHRGDPRQRIAFEGLLASLLQDAMWPPGANANRIEAFRDKIVTDFAALLEDALPRGVPSRSGRRSVWVRYARQARAYLDGNLDRAVSLAELCRATGTSARTIQYAFRDHYGVAPQVYHRARRLSAVRQSLQQRWPGETTVTDTAFDHGFWHLGRFGKAYKLRFGESPSETLARRPLRPGPTSPFSYRTTTASFRHQIGPPSDRSGKVTPFRS, encoded by the coding sequence GTGGAGAGCGAGGGACAGCATGGATCGCCGCTTTGGTCGATCTCGATGGATGACATCGGGGAGCTCCAGGAGGAGGCGACCGCCGTCGGTTGGGACATCCTTTACACCCAGAACGAGGCGGGAAGCCTGGACGGCACCTTGAAGGAACTCAGGCTTCCGGGCCTCATGGTCGCCCACGAAGTCTACGGCCGGGACTTCGTCTTCTGCGCCAGCTTGCCGAAGGACTTCACCCCGGCCCTCTTTCCCTTGCGGCCGAGGGACGGCGTTCGCCTGAACGGCCTGCCCTACGCCGCGGGCGACATCTTCATGCCGGGCGAGGTAAGCGAGATTGCCTGTGGCGGCCCGCAAGGCGTCGACCTGATCACCCTCCACCTCGAGCCCGAGTCGATGAGCGATCTCTCCGCCATGCTCGGAGAGGACATGTTCGACGATCTTCTTCGCTGGGCGATGCTGCGGCATCGGGGCGACCCCCGGCAGAGGATAGCCTTCGAAGGTCTCCTGGCCTCCCTGCTGCAAGACGCGATGTGGCCGCCGGGGGCCAACGCCAATCGCATAGAGGCTTTTCGCGACAAGATCGTCACCGACTTTGCGGCCCTGCTCGAGGACGCCCTTCCCAGGGGTGTGCCGTCCCGCAGCGGACGTCGCAGCGTCTGGGTGCGCTACGCCCGTCAGGCCCGAGCCTACCTGGACGGCAATCTGGACCGGGCCGTCTCCCTCGCCGAGCTGTGCCGGGCCACCGGGACCAGCGCCCGCACGATCCAGTATGCCTTCCGCGACCACTACGGCGTGGCGCCCCAGGTCTACCACCGAGCCCGGCGACTGAGCGCGGTGCGCCAGTCCCTTCAGCAGCGGTGGCCCGGCGAGACCACGGTCACGGACACGGCCTTCGACCACGGCTTCTGGCACCTCGGCCGCTTCGGCAAAGCCTACAAGCTCCGGTTCGGCGAATCGCCTTCGGAGACCCTGGCGCGACGGCCCCTGCGGCCCGGGCCGACGAGCCCCTTTTCCTATAGAACGACGACCGCGTCCTTTCGGCACCAGATCGGACCCCCTTCGGATCGAAGCGGCAAAGTGACTCCCTTCAGGTCTTGA
- a CDS encoding peroxiredoxin-like family protein: protein MSQKLQAGAEMPRFALPAVAGGEIQVGGPGRWQLVVVYRGRHCPKCKAYLGQLEALKADFAKIGTEIVTLSCDPREKAEATVEDWQLSLPVGYDLSIAQARDLGLYVSEPRSAQETDRPFAEPGLFVVNPEGRAHIIDISNAPFARPDLAQIAGAIGFIQDKDYPIRGTG from the coding sequence ATGTCACAGAAACTCCAAGCGGGCGCGGAAATGCCCCGATTCGCCCTGCCCGCCGTCGCGGGCGGCGAAATCCAGGTCGGCGGTCCCGGCCGCTGGCAGCTGGTGGTGGTCTACCGCGGCCGGCACTGCCCGAAGTGCAAGGCCTACCTGGGCCAGCTGGAGGCCCTGAAGGCCGACTTCGCCAAGATCGGCACCGAGATCGTCACCCTGTCCTGCGACCCGCGGGAGAAGGCGGAGGCGACCGTCGAGGACTGGCAGCTGAGCCTGCCGGTCGGCTACGACCTTTCCATCGCCCAGGCGCGCGACCTGGGGCTCTACGTCTCGGAGCCGCGGAGCGCCCAGGAGACCGACCGACCCTTCGCCGAGCCGGGGCTCTTCGTCGTCAACCCAGAGGGCAGGGCCCACATCATCGACATCTCCAACGCCCCCTTCGCCCGCCCCGACCTGGCCCAGATCGCCGGGGCGATCGGCTTCATCCAGGACAAGGACTACCCGATCCGCGGCACGGGCTAA
- a CDS encoding MFS transporter: protein MRAAISRLRGAGGLGDWRREDVLLLLMASAVPLSFAAWQALLNNFAVERAAFTGAEMGILQSLREVPGFLAFAVVFLLLILREQTLAYLALLLLGLGTAVTGYFPSVAGLYVTTVIMSLGYHYYETVQISLSLQWIEKARAPETLGRIIAAGSFASIVTFGLIWLAFDLAGLDFHWVYLMGGGLTVAIAVFAWIVFPRFEEKVRQHRHMVLRPRYWLYYLLTFMSGARRQIFIVFAGFLMVEKFGFTVGEITLLFLLNAVINVVMAPRIGRLIGRWGERRALIFEYLGLILVFGAYAFVENAALAAGLYVVDHLFFALAIAIKTYFQKIADPADIAATAGVSFTINHIAAVVIPAAFGFLWLVSPAAVFLSGAAMAAVSLALSLLVPLLPRPGNETLLAERRPAVPAAAAE, encoded by the coding sequence ATGAGAGCCGCGATCTCCCGCCTGCGCGGCGCCGGTGGCCTGGGCGACTGGCGCCGCGAAGACGTTCTGCTGCTGCTGATGGCCAGCGCGGTGCCGCTGTCCTTCGCGGCCTGGCAGGCGCTGCTGAACAACTTCGCGGTCGAGCGGGCAGCCTTCACCGGCGCCGAGATGGGCATCCTGCAGAGCCTGCGCGAGGTGCCGGGCTTCCTCGCCTTCGCGGTGGTCTTTCTGCTGCTGATCCTGCGCGAGCAGACCCTGGCCTACCTGGCGCTGCTGCTGCTCGGCCTGGGCACCGCGGTCACCGGCTATTTCCCCAGCGTGGCCGGGCTTTACGTCACAACCGTCATCATGTCGCTGGGCTACCACTACTACGAGACGGTGCAGATCTCGCTGTCCCTGCAGTGGATCGAGAAGGCGCGGGCGCCCGAGACCCTGGGCCGGATCATCGCCGCCGGGTCCTTCGCCTCCATCGTCACCTTCGGCCTGATCTGGCTGGCCTTCGACCTCGCAGGGCTGGACTTCCACTGGGTCTACCTGATGGGCGGCGGCCTGACCGTGGCGATCGCCGTCTTCGCCTGGATCGTCTTCCCGCGCTTCGAGGAGAAGGTGCGCCAGCACCGCCACATGGTGCTGCGGCCGCGCTACTGGCTCTACTACCTGCTGACCTTCATGTCGGGGGCGCGGCGGCAGATCTTCATCGTCTTCGCCGGCTTCCTGATGGTCGAGAAATTCGGCTTCACGGTCGGCGAGATTACCCTGCTGTTCCTGCTCAACGCGGTGATCAACGTGGTCATGGCGCCGCGCATCGGCCGCCTGATCGGGCGCTGGGGCGAGCGGCGCGCGCTGATCTTCGAGTACCTCGGCCTGATCCTGGTCTTCGGCGCCTACGCCTTCGTCGAGAACGCGGCCCTGGCGGCCGGGCTCTACGTGGTCGACCACCTGTTCTTCGCCCTGGCGATCGCGATCAAGACCTACTTCCAGAAGATCGCCGATCCCGCCGACATCGCCGCCACCGCCGGGGTCAGCTTCACCATCAACCACATCGCCGCGGTGGTGATCCCGGCCGCCTTCGGCTTCCTCTGGCTGGTCTCGCCGGCGGCGGTCTTCCTCTCGGGCGCGGCCATGGCGGCGGTCTCGCTGGCCCTGTCCCTGCTGGTCCCGCTGCTGCCGCGCCCGGGCAACGAGACGCTGCTCGCCGAACGCCGCCCCGCGGTGCCGGCCGCGGCGGCGGAGTAG
- the recR gene encoding recombination mediator RecR, which yields MTKNEIETLIQLLARLPGLGPRSARRAALHLIAKREQLLLPLAAALQRTGEAIRTCSRCGNIDTVDPCGICADPRRQPGVICVVEQVGDLWALERSGAFKGRYHVLGGTLSALDGRGPEQLRIGSLVERAAASEVEEVILALGATVDGQTTAHVVAERLSSSGVSVTRLAHGVPVGGELDYLDDGTLTAALKARRPA from the coding sequence GTGACCAAGAACGAGATCGAGACCCTGATCCAGCTGCTGGCGCGCCTGCCCGGCCTGGGGCCGCGCTCGGCGCGCCGCGCCGCCCTGCACCTCATCGCCAAGCGCGAGCAGCTCCTGCTGCCCCTGGCCGCGGCGCTGCAGCGGACGGGGGAGGCGATCCGGACCTGCAGCCGCTGCGGCAACATCGACACCGTCGATCCCTGCGGGATCTGCGCCGACCCGCGCCGCCAGCCGGGGGTGATCTGCGTGGTCGAGCAGGTCGGCGACCTCTGGGCGCTGGAGCGCAGCGGCGCCTTCAAGGGCCGCTATCACGTCCTGGGCGGCACGCTCTCCGCGCTCGACGGCCGCGGGCCCGAGCAGCTGCGCATCGGCTCCCTGGTCGAGCGCGCCGCGGCGTCCGAGGTCGAGGAGGTGATCCTGGCCCTCGGCGCCACGGTCGACGGCCAGACCACGGCCCACGTCGTGGCCGAACGCCTGTCGTCCAGCGGGGTCTCGGTCACCCGCCTGGCCCACGGCGTCCCGGTCGGCGGCGAGCTCGACTACCTTGACGACGGAACCCTGACCGCCGCCCTCAAGGCCCGCCGCCCGGCATAG
- a CDS encoding YbaB/EbfC family nucleoid-associated protein encodes MKNLGQMMKQAQEMQAKMAEMQQQLAEAEMTGASGGGMVQVTMSGKGELRAVKIDPKIVDPGEIEVLEDLIVAAAADAKAKVEAHVAEEMKKLTGGLSLPPGFQLPF; translated from the coding sequence ATGAAGAACCTCGGTCAGATGATGAAGCAGGCGCAGGAGATGCAGGCCAAGATGGCCGAGATGCAGCAGCAGCTGGCCGAGGCCGAGATGACCGGCGCTTCCGGCGGCGGCATGGTCCAGGTCACCATGAGCGGCAAGGGCGAGCTGCGCGCGGTCAAGATCGATCCCAAGATCGTCGATCCGGGCGAGATCGAGGTCCTGGAGGACCTGATCGTCGCCGCCGCCGCGGATGCCAAGGCCAAGGTCGAGGCCCACGTCGCCGAGGAGATGAAGAAGCTGACCGGCGGCCTCAGCCTGCCGCCCGGCTTCCAGCTGCCCTTCTGA
- a CDS encoding DNA polymerase III subunit gamma/tau — MSASESPDPPQAQDLPPDLPRGQDGPEGAYRVLARKYRPTRLSELAGQEAIVRILTNAIAQDRIAQAFLLTGVRGTGKTTTARIIARALNCVGPDGGGGPTAAPCGLCEHCTAISEDRHVDVIEMDAASRTGVADIRELIEGVRYRPVSARRKVYIIDEVHMLSTSAFNALLKTLEEPPPHVVFIFATTELRKVPITVQSRCQRLTLRRIDEAVLRDRFAAIVEKEEVAAEPAAIALIAKAADGSARDGLSLLDQAIAHTGGDVTAARVTEMLGLADRTRIFDLFEAALRGKLPEALALLSDMYAAGADPATLLSDLLELTHFLTRAKVVPAMLEDPGTPEAERTRGKALSEGLSLPVLSRTWQVLLKGLQETQAAERPLQAAEMVLIRLAYMSDLPTPEALVRQLAEGDKAATGGGPKTGAARAPVSTGGGNGGAAALARQAAPEPAPQDHPETRARAEAQPEAATAAVPESFEGLIRLFWDRKEGKLAVHLSDHVHLVRYAPGILEFRPGELAPPKLAGTVGRLLQDWTGRRWMVSVSEGEAGAPTLAEQRRAAEATERDEVLQHPLVQAALETFPGAELLAVRRKADAAAAEPEPGAAAAAPKEGDAEA; from the coding sequence ATGAGCGCCTCCGAGAGCCCAGACCCGCCGCAGGCGCAGGACCTGCCGCCAGATCTGCCCCGGGGCCAGGACGGGCCCGAGGGCGCCTACCGGGTGCTGGCCCGTAAGTATCGCCCGACCCGCCTGTCCGAGCTAGCCGGCCAGGAGGCCATCGTCCGGATCCTGACCAACGCCATCGCCCAGGACCGCATCGCCCAGGCCTTCCTGCTGACCGGGGTGCGCGGCACCGGCAAGACCACGACCGCCCGGATCATCGCCCGGGCGCTCAACTGCGTCGGCCCCGACGGCGGCGGCGGCCCGACGGCGGCGCCCTGTGGGCTCTGCGAGCACTGCACGGCGATCTCCGAGGACCGCCACGTCGACGTCATCGAGATGGACGCCGCCAGCCGCACCGGCGTGGCCGACATCCGCGAGCTGATCGAGGGCGTGCGCTACCGTCCGGTCTCGGCCCGGCGCAAGGTCTACATCATCGACGAAGTGCATATGCTCTCGACCAGCGCCTTCAACGCGCTCCTTAAGACCCTGGAGGAGCCGCCGCCGCACGTCGTCTTCATCTTCGCCACCACCGAGCTGCGCAAGGTGCCGATCACCGTGCAGTCGCGCTGCCAGCGCCTGACCCTGCGGCGGATCGACGAGGCGGTGCTGCGCGACCGCTTCGCCGCCATCGTCGAGAAGGAGGAGGTCGCGGCCGAGCCCGCGGCCATCGCCCTGATCGCCAAGGCGGCCGACGGCTCGGCGCGCGACGGCCTGTCGCTGCTCGACCAGGCCATCGCCCACACCGGCGGCGACGTGACCGCGGCCCGGGTCACTGAGATGCTGGGCCTCGCCGACCGGACCCGGATCTTCGACCTCTTCGAGGCGGCCTTGCGCGGCAAGCTGCCCGAGGCGCTGGCCCTGCTGAGCGACATGTACGCCGCCGGCGCCGACCCGGCGACCCTGCTGTCCGACCTCTTGGAGCTGACCCACTTCCTGACCCGGGCCAAGGTCGTGCCGGCCATGCTGGAAGACCCCGGCACGCCGGAGGCCGAGCGGACCCGCGGCAAGGCGCTGAGCGAGGGCCTGTCCCTGCCGGTGCTGTCCCGGACCTGGCAGGTCCTGCTCAAGGGCCTGCAGGAGACCCAGGCCGCCGAGCGGCCCCTGCAGGCGGCCGAGATGGTGCTGATCCGCCTGGCTTACATGAGCGACCTGCCGACGCCGGAGGCCCTGGTTCGCCAGCTTGCGGAGGGCGACAAGGCCGCGACCGGCGGCGGCCCGAAGACCGGGGCGGCGAGGGCGCCGGTTTCGACCGGCGGCGGCAATGGCGGCGCCGCCGCCTTGGCCCGTCAGGCGGCGCCCGAGCCGGCCCCGCAGGATCACCCCGAAACCCGGGCGCGCGCCGAGGCGCAGCCCGAGGCCGCGACCGCGGCGGTGCCCGAGAGCTTCGAGGGCCTGATTCGGCTCTTCTGGGACCGCAAGGAGGGCAAGCTGGCGGTCCATCTCAGCGACCACGTGCACCTGGTCCGCTACGCCCCGGGCATTCTGGAGTTCCGCCCCGGCGAGCTGGCGCCGCCGAAGCTCGCGGGCACGGTCGGGCGGCTGCTCCAGGACTGGACCGGCCGGCGCTGGATGGTCAGCGTCTCGGAGGGCGAGGCCGGCGCGCCGACCCTGGCCGAGCAGCGCCGGGCCGCCGAGGCGACGGAGCGCGACGAGGTCCTGCAGCATCCCCTGGTGCAGGCCGCGCTGGAGACCTTTCCCGGCGCCGAGCTTCTGGCCGTCCGCCGCAAGGCCGACGCGGCGGCGGCCGAACCCGAGCCCGGCGCGGCTGCGGCCGCGCCCAAGGAAGGAGACGCGGAGGCATGA
- a CDS encoding succinylglutamate desuccinylase/aspartoacylase family protein, with translation MCKTRVLLAVLSALALAAGPAAAKTQMTGDVIDGKPVIAKLDVASLEGGKVHKFFFAAGDMNVGQRWYVPLMVAKGAEKGPGLLLNAAIHGDELNGVAVIQRLFEELDPATLRGAVIALPGINTSGMLLHSRLYHYSADGGSATNLNRLMPGDASSSNPGERYTNRLWTQVYEGNVDAAIDMHTQSRGTDYPLYVFADYRNPKIKRLAEALQPDMVKIDTGLEGTVEYAFVEAGIPAVTFEIGAPKVYEWDHIDRAKRGIRNVMVDMKMLDGEIEDLGVETFVGNYFETLSAEVGGFTEVLVELKQPVTKGQRVALQRNAFGEIVAEYHAPFDARVLSLATDPLREPGATVVRFLHMSDKEGCEHGCRPGY, from the coding sequence ATGTGCAAGACTCGGGTTCTCTTGGCCGTGCTCTCGGCCCTCGCCCTTGCGGCCGGGCCGGCCGCGGCGAAGACCCAGATGACCGGCGACGTCATCGACGGCAAGCCGGTGATCGCCAAGCTCGACGTCGCCAGCCTGGAGGGCGGCAAGGTCCACAAGTTCTTCTTTGCCGCCGGCGATATGAACGTCGGACAGCGCTGGTACGTCCCGCTGATGGTCGCCAAGGGCGCGGAAAAGGGCCCCGGCCTGCTGCTGAACGCCGCGATCCACGGGGACGAGCTCAACGGCGTCGCGGTGATCCAGCGGCTCTTCGAGGAGCTGGACCCGGCGACGCTGCGCGGCGCGGTCATCGCGCTGCCCGGCATCAACACCTCCGGCATGCTCCTGCACAGCCGGCTCTATCACTACAGCGCCGACGGCGGCTCGGCCACGAACCTGAACCGGCTCATGCCCGGAGACGCGTCGTCCAGCAACCCGGGTGAGCGCTACACCAACAGGCTCTGGACCCAGGTCTACGAGGGCAACGTCGACGCCGCGATCGACATGCACACCCAGTCGCGCGGCACGGACTATCCGCTCTACGTCTTCGCCGACTACCGCAATCCCAAGATCAAGCGCCTGGCGGAGGCCCTCCAGCCGGACATGGTCAAGATCGACACCGGACTGGAGGGCACCGTCGAGTACGCCTTCGTCGAGGCCGGGATCCCGGCGGTCACCTTCGAGATCGGCGCCCCGAAGGTCTACGAGTGGGACCACATCGACCGCGCGAAGCGCGGCATCCGCAACGTTATGGTCGACATGAAGATGCTGGACGGCGAGATCGAAGACCTCGGCGTCGAGACCTTCGTCGGCAACTACTTCGAGACCCTGAGCGCAGAGGTCGGCGGCTTCACGGAGGTGCTGGTCGAGCTCAAGCAACCGGTCACCAAGGGCCAGCGCGTGGCGCTGCAGCGCAACGCCTTCGGCGAGATCGTGGCGGAATACCACGCGCCCTTCGATGCCCGGGTGCTCTCGCTCGCCACCGATCCGCTGCGCGAGCCCGGCGCGACGGTGGTTCGCTTCCTTCACATGAGCGACAAGGAGGGCTGCGAGCACGGCTGCCGGCCGGGTTACTGA
- a CDS encoding AraC family transcriptional regulator ligand-binding domain-containing protein, which yields METIALTRAGQLIHVTDTLERLGLSAEEMLRQGNLPPWHYCHPDDLIPTQHIYALLGQAARRLGNRALGLRVGLESSIETLGSYGKVIASAPTIKQAFETSCRLLHLHTSAAHIWLIPAGEEVWFCRSRFRGPKIGRWQMEQYVLMRLIDHVRMGMGPSWRPAKVRLQATEAPGCKLREALGDPEIRIGQSCTAIAVPRTLLAQPLRWRAGPPQARQEEQARLWQTAPAQGFIDALRQLAETLLKLEGPPQISTMAGLTGLSVRSFQRRLAQHGLTHFQIVDQARYRAATRLLADADIRITDIGLDLGYTDSAHFTRAFRRWAGVTPREYRSHRLTA from the coding sequence ATGGAAACCATTGCGCTTACACGGGCGGGCCAGCTGATCCACGTCACCGATACGCTGGAGCGGCTCGGCCTGTCGGCCGAGGAGATGCTGAGGCAGGGGAACTTGCCGCCGTGGCACTATTGCCATCCGGACGACCTGATTCCCACGCAGCACATCTATGCGCTCCTGGGACAGGCCGCTCGACGTCTGGGCAACCGGGCCCTCGGACTGCGGGTCGGGCTGGAAAGCAGCATCGAGACTCTGGGCTCCTACGGGAAGGTGATCGCGAGCGCGCCTACCATCAAGCAGGCCTTCGAGACGAGCTGCCGCCTGCTTCACCTGCACACCTCCGCCGCCCACATCTGGCTGATCCCGGCCGGTGAGGAGGTCTGGTTCTGCCGCAGCCGCTTCCGCGGTCCCAAGATCGGTCGCTGGCAGATGGAGCAATACGTTCTGATGCGGCTGATCGACCACGTGCGCATGGGGATGGGCCCGTCCTGGCGGCCGGCCAAGGTCCGCCTGCAGGCGACCGAGGCGCCGGGGTGCAAGCTGCGGGAGGCGCTGGGCGATCCCGAGATCCGCATCGGGCAGAGCTGCACCGCCATCGCCGTGCCGCGCACGCTCCTCGCGCAGCCCTTGCGGTGGCGCGCCGGTCCGCCGCAGGCCCGGCAGGAAGAGCAGGCGCGCCTCTGGCAGACGGCGCCCGCGCAGGGCTTCATAGACGCGCTGCGGCAGCTGGCCGAGACGCTGCTGAAACTCGAGGGGCCGCCGCAGATAAGCACGATGGCGGGACTGACCGGCCTTTCCGTGCGTTCCTTCCAGCGCCGGCTGGCGCAGCACGGGCTCACGCACTTCCAGATCGTCGACCAGGCCCGCTACCGGGCCGCCACCCGTCTGCTCGCGGATGCCGACATCCGCATCACCGATATCGGCCTGGACCTGGGCTATACCGACTCCGCCCACTTCACCCGCGCCTTCAGGCGCTGGGCCGGAGTCACGCCGCGCGAGTACCGCAGCCACCGGCTCACGGCGTGA
- a CDS encoding helix-turn-helix domain-containing protein, translating into MRGIPAETRRRILEAAADLFYAKGIRAVGVDAVASAAGVTKRTLYLHFDSKDDLIAAVLEARNEPVLAGLIKSMNRVSGGLAAQVEGLFRAFARQAGNPKWQGCPFARAVSELRETPNEAVSDIAAKHKRAFEEWLAGHLASHGVNEPARLARQLMVLLDGCITQILIHRDPAYAEAAADAAVELVEHRLSDKRKAD; encoded by the coding sequence GTGCGCGGCATACCGGCGGAGACCCGAAGGCGCATCCTCGAAGCCGCAGCGGATCTGTTCTATGCCAAGGGTATTCGCGCCGTCGGCGTCGACGCCGTCGCTTCGGCGGCAGGGGTCACGAAACGGACCCTCTACCTACATTTCGACAGCAAGGACGATCTGATCGCGGCCGTCCTGGAGGCGCGAAACGAGCCCGTCCTCGCCGGCTTGATCAAGTCGATGAATCGGGTCTCCGGTGGCCTTGCAGCGCAGGTCGAAGGCTTGTTCCGGGCCTTCGCCCGGCAGGCCGGCAATCCGAAATGGCAGGGCTGCCCCTTCGCCCGCGCGGTCTCGGAACTTCGCGAGACCCCGAACGAAGCCGTCTCCGACATCGCGGCGAAGCACAAGCGGGCCTTCGAGGAATGGCTGGCGGGTCACCTGGCATCCCACGGCGTCAATGAGCCGGCCCGGCTCGCCCGGCAATTGATGGTCTTGCTTGACGGCTGCATCACCCAGATCCTGATCCATCGCGATCCCGCCTATGCGGAGGCGGCCGCAGATGCGGCGGTCGAGCTGGTCGAGCACCGACTGTCCGACAAGCGTAAGGCCGACTGA